The following are from one region of the Poecilia reticulata strain Guanapo linkage group LG7, Guppy_female_1.0+MT, whole genome shotgun sequence genome:
- the usp19 gene encoding ubiquitin carboxyl-terminal hydrolase 19 isoform X3 has protein sequence MASSGGDRVAGSETAGRRSGAQQRGGARENGSEQTSSTSKKKQKDKANQESREAKRAAAAANAALDGVLAEVKKDVFVDWKQNVNEVTVRLRCGDGVQRTEDIDTTFTDTNCNVSFPDGRQWSCQLQEEIEASCSKAQYKEKGGFLHLILHKKIPFHIWPSLKSNKKEKDVARPESRNETKPSTLKSSEKARLALEQLQPRPPSSPAHDEQSRSAGRPERGFKRCFKNKAGDKAAADSVQVKKGSDDRSGASIVPRAAAKGEQPSQEHSLRLPNMSKDAEGEPTSIRSTEDAGKIPHLSSHRHEDNREEKEGGSQESGAPGAAAGDRAQVVKTDESLDMSETTIPGTDGQLTAPEITDCFQNPAKSNKNTDSSPQMPRDGTDLELQENPTKGESQQDAFTSQQPGITETLPELAAGAAHRQSQSADLTPKSSTSDGEEKRDQSKEEPTLDVMQQEAPEPMVNLPLVKNDSYEKGTDLMVVNVYMKGICRETARVIFREQDFTLIFQTSDVNFLRLHSGCGPNTMFKWQVKLRNLIQPEQCSYSFTPSRLDITLKKRHSQRWGGLEAPASQGAVGGAKVAVPSSPACMEKSQPGSSQHSLPAKEEPPRVGEEPTKVPKASPRGVEETGLDTVAPRSVSEHVNITKAEPTVTTPLPKPTCMVQPMTHAPPAANECHEEEEEKKVCLPGFTGLVNLGNTCFMNSVIQSLSNTRELRDYFHDRAFESEINCSNPLGTGGRLAIGFAVLLRALWKGTHHAFQPSKLKAIVASKASQFTGYAQHDAQEFMAFLLDGLHEDLNRIQNKPYTETVDSDGRLDEVVAEEAWQRHKMRNDSFIVDLFQGQFKSKLVCPTCSKVSITFDPFLYLPVPLPQKQKVLSVFYFAKEPHKKPIKFLVSVSKENSSTAEVLESISRSVRVKSENLRLAEVAKNRFQRIFLPSHSLDTVSPSDMLFCFEVLSKDLAKERVVLLRVQQKLQVPSIPISKCAACLKPPVSEEDKLKRCTRCYRVGYCNQHCQKTHWPSHKSLCRPNSENVGLPFLVSVPESRLSYARLAQLLEGYSRFSVNVFQPPFQSGRTSPETPQSRLDVPPMVLSSPDGAGAGDETKGAGGDVQAGDADLESPSLPPELQGEYSQASAIHSEASGSFSLSSTRTKDSGFSESVSSTSCCSLDPQAEKETTCEKAVRPEAAVTGYQQPSEAASGHASQFYIGLLDSNNKEQRLDEKEDSLADVVDDATLELVWKNNERLKEYVLVSSKELEYEDDPSSMSETARAGHFTLEQCLNLFTKPEVLAPEEAWYCPKCQQHREASKQLLLWRLPNVLIIQLKRFSFRSFIWRDKINDMVDFPVRNLDLSKFCIGQKDEMQQAPIYDLYAVINHYGGMIGGHYTAYARLPSDKNSQRSDVGWRLFDDSTVTMVEESQVVTRYAYVLFYRRRNSPVERPPRFLSPGAESATATGASASQASSQSLFGTDLDPEGPPTLTPEVPADIFAHSAECTAPSYSNMEEVD, from the exons ATGGCCAGCAGCGGCGGGGACCGAGTAGCTGGTAGCGAGACTGCGGGGCGTCGTAGTGGGGCTCAGCAACGAGGAGGCGCTAGGGAAAACGGCTCAGAACAGACCAGCAGCACCAGTAAGAAGAAACAGAAGGACAAGGCCAACCAGGAGAGCAGAGAGGCCAagagggcagcagcagcagccaatgCAGCACTGGACGGTGTTCTGGCAGAGGTCAAGAAAg ATGTGTTTGTGGACTGGAAGCAGAACGTGAATGAAGTGACAGTCAGACTGCGCTGTGGAGACGGGGTGCAGAGGACAGAGGACATCGACACCACTTTCACCGACACAAACTGCAATGTGTCTTTCCCAG ATGGGCGGCAGTGGAGCTGTCAGTTGCAGGAGGAAATCGAGGCCTCATGCAGTAAAGCACAGTACAAGGAGAAAGGTGGATttttgcatctcattttgcacaAGAAGATTCCGTTTCACATTTGGCCGTCTCTCAAG TCAAATAAGAAGGAAAAGGACGTGGCCCGACCAGAGTccagaaatgaaaccaaacccTCCACCTTGAAGTCGTCAGAGAAAGCCAGATTAGCTTtagagcagctgcagcctcGGCCTCCCTCGTCACCTGCACACGACGAGCAGAGCCGCAGCGCTGGCAGGCCCGAGCGCGGCTTCAAGCGCTGCTTCAAAAACAAAGCGGGCGACAAGGCAGCCGCGGACTCGGTCCAGGTGAAAAAGGGCTCCGATGACCGCTCGGGCGCCAGCATCGTGCCAAGGGCAGCCGCAAAAGGCGAGCAGCCATCTCAGGAACACAGTTTGCGGCTGCCCAACATGAGCAAAGACGCAGAAGGGGAGCCCACCTCTATCAGATCTACTGAAGATGCTGGTAAAATTCCTCACCTCAGCTCACACAGACATGAAGACAACAGAGAAGAGAAGGAGGGAGGCAGCCAGGAATCTGGAGCACCAGGGGCGGCTGCTGGAGACAGAGCTCAG GTGGTGAAGACAGACGAGTCATTAGACATGTCCGAAACAACAATACCTGGGACTGACGGCCAGCTAACGGCTCCTGAAATCACCGATTGCTTCCAGAACCCAGCCAAATCCAACAAGAACACGGATTCTTCTCCACAGATGCCAAGAGATGGAACTGACCTTGAGCTGCAAGAAAATCCCACCAAGGGCGAATCCCAGCAGGACGCATTCACATCCCAGCAGCCTGGGATAACAGAGACGCTACCAGAACTGGCTGCCGGCGCAGCTCACAGGCAGAGTCAATCAGCAGATCTAACGCCGAAGTCGAGCACTTCTGACGGAGAGGAGAAACGGGACCAGTCAAAGGAAGAGCCCACTCTGGATGTGATGCAACAGGAAG CCCCCGAGCCAATGGTCAACCTGCCGTTGGTGAAAAACGACTCATACGAGAAGGGCACAGACCTCATGGTGGTCAACGTTTACATGAAGGGAATCTGCAGGGAAACAGCCAGAGTCATCTTCAGAGAGCAGGACTTCACTCTCATCTTCCAGACAAG CGATGTGAACTTTCTTCGGCTTCATTCAGGCTGTGGGCCAAACACAATGTTCAAGTGGCAAGTTAAACTCAG GAACCTGATCCAGCCGGAGCAGTGCAGCTACTCCTTCACCCCGTCCCGCCTGGACATCACCCTGAAGAAGAGACACAGTCAGCGCTGGGGTGGCCTAGAGGCCCCGGCCTCACAAG GTGCAGTGGGTGGTGCTAAGGTTGCTGTGCCCTCCAGCCCTGCCTGCATGGAGAAGAGCCAGCCAGGCAGCAGTCAGCACAGCCTCCCAGCCAAGGAGGAACCCCCGAGGGTCGGAGAGGAGCCCACCAAGGTGCCCAAGGCGTCTCCCAGAGGAGTGGAGGAAACTGGTCTGGATACTGTAGCTCCCCGCTCCGTCTCTGAGCATGTTAACATCACCAAGGCGGAGCCCACAGTAACCACG CCTCTGCCCAAGCCTACTTGCATGGTGCAGCCCATGACGCATGCACCACCTGCTGCTAACGAGTGccacgaggaagaggaggagaagaaggtgTGTCTGCCTGGATTCACAGGACTGGTTAACCTGGGCAACACCTGCTTCATGAACAGCGTCATCCAATCCCTGTCCAACACCAGAGAACTCAGGGATTACTTCCATG ACCGAGCGTTTGAATCCGAGATCAACTGCAGTAATCCGCTGGGAACCGGAGGCAGGCTGGCCATCGGCTTTGCCGTTCTGCTCAGGGCTCTGTGGAAAGGGACTCATCATGCCTTCCAACCATCAAAATTAAAG GCGATCGTGGCCAGTAAGGCCAGCCAGTTCACAGGTTATGCTCAGCACGATGCGCAGGAGTTCATGGCGTTCCTCCTGGACGGACTCCACGAGGACTTGAACCGGATCCAGAACAAACCCTACACCGAGACGGTCGACTCTGACGGACGGCTTGATGAG GTGGTGGCAGAGGAGGCATGGCAGCGGCACAAGATGAGAAACGACTCGTTCATCGTGGATCTGTTCCAAGGCCAGTTTAAATCCAAGCTAGTGTGCCCCACATGCTCCAAG GTCTCCATCACCTTTGACCCCTTCCTGTACCTCCCAGTCCCgttgccacaaaaacaaaaagtgctcTCTGTTTTCTACTTTGCTAAAGAACCTCATAAAAAACCAATCAAG TTTCTGGTTAGTGTGAGCAAGGAGAACTCCAGCACTGCTGAGGTTCTGGAATCCATCTCCAGGAGTGTGAGAGTTAAATCTGAGAACCTCAGACTGGCGGag GTGGCGAAAAATCGCTTCCAGCGCATCTTCCTGCCGTCCCATTCTCTGGACACCGTGTCACCGTCTGATATGTTGTTCTGCTTCGAGGTGCTTTCTAAAGATCTGGCCAAAGAACGAGTGGTGCTGCTCAGAGTGCAGCAG AAACTCCAGGTGCCCAGCATCCCCATCTCAAAGTGCGCTGCCTGCCTGAAACCTCCGGTGTCCGAGGAAGACAAACTGAAGCGGTGCACCCGCTGCTATCGAGTGGGCTACTGCAATCA ACATTGTCAGAAAACTCACTGGCCCAGTCACAAGAGTCTATGTCGCCCCAACTCTGAGAACGTAGGCCTACCCTTCCTCGTAAGCGTCCCAGAGTCCCGCCTGTCCTACGCCCGCCTCGCCCAGCTGCTGGAGGGTTACTCCAG gttttctgtgaACGTATTCCAACCCCCGTTCCAGTCAGGCAGAACGTCTCCTGAAACACCCCAGTCCCGGTTAGACGTACCGCCAATGGTGCTCAGCTCTCCTGACGGTGCTGGAGCCGGAGACGAGACCAAGGGGGCGGGCGGTGATGTACAGGCTGGCGATGCTGACTTGGAGAGTCCCTCTCTGCCACCTGAGCTCCAGGGGGAATACAGCCAGGCGTCGGCCATCCACTCCGAGGCGTCTGGTTCCTTTTCCCTCTCCAGCACCCGGACTAAAGACTCTGGGTTTTCTGAGTCCgtttcctccacttcctgctgctctctggATCCTCAGGCTGAGAAAGAGACAACATGTGAGAAAGCGGTGCGGCCAGAAG CTGCAGTAACAGGGTACCAACAGCCAAGTGAGGCAGCGTCGGGTCATGCCAGTCAGTTCTACATCGGTCTGCTGGACTCGAACAACAAGGAGCAAAGGCTGGATGAGAAAG AGGATTCTCTCGCAGACGTGGTAGATGACGCGACCTTGGAGCTGGTGTGGAAGAACAACGAGCGTCTGAAGGAGTATGTGCTGGTCAGCTCTAAGGAGCTGGAGTATGAGGACGACCCCAGCTCCATGAGCGAGACGGCCAGAGCGGGACATTTCACCCTGGAGCAGTGCCTCAATCTCTTCACCAAGCCTGAGGTGTTGGCACCTGAAGAGGCCTG GTACTGTCCAAAGTGCCAGCAGCACCGAGAGGCCTCCAAGCAGCTCCTGCTGTGGCGTCTGCCGAACGTTTTGATCATCCAGCTCAAACGTTTTTCCTTCAGAAGCTTCATCTGGAGAGACAAGATCAATGACATGGTCGACTTTCCTGTCAG GAACTTGGATCTGAGTAAGTTCTGCATTGGCCAGAAGGATGAGATGCAGCAGGCCCCCATCTATGACCTCTATGCAGTCATCAACCACTACGGAGGGATGATAGGAGGGCACTACACGGCATACGCTCGCCTGCCCAGTGACAAGAACAGTCAGCGCAGTGATGTTG GGTGGCGGCTGTTTGATGACAGCACCGTAACAATGGTGGAGGAGAGCCAGGTGGTGACGCGTTACGCCTACGTCCTTTTCTACCGCCGCAGAAACTCCCCTGTGGAGAGGCCACCACGTTTCCTCTCACCCGGAGCCGAGTCAGCTACAGCCACAGGAGCCTCTGCCAGCCAG GCCTCTAGCCAGTCACTGTTTGGGACAGACCTGGACCCTGAAGGACCCCCCACCCTCACCCCGGAGGTGCCAGCTGACATTTTCGCTCACTCTGCGGAGTGCACGGCACCGTCCTACAGTAACATGGAGGAGGTGGACTAG
- the usp19 gene encoding ubiquitin carboxyl-terminal hydrolase 19 isoform X2, with product MASSGGDRVAGSETAGRRSGAQQRGGARENGSEQTSSTSKKKQKDKANQESREAKRAAAAANAALDGVLAEVKKDVFVDWKQNVNEVTVRLRCGDGVQRTEDIDTTFTDTNCNVSFPDGRQWSCQLQEEIEASCSKAQYKEKGGFLHLILHKKIPFHIWPSLKSNKKEKDVARPESRNETKPSTLKSSEKARLALEQLQPRPPSSPAHDEQSRSAGRPERGFKRCFKNKAGDKAAADSVQVKKGSDDRSGASIVPRAAAKGEQPSQEHSLRLPNMSKDAEGEPTSIRSTEDAGKIPHLSSHRHEDNREEKEGGSQESGAPGAAAGDRAQVVKTDESLDMSETTIPGTDGQLTAPEITDCFQNPAKSNKNTDSSPQMPRDGTDLELQENPTKGESQQDAFTSQQPGITETLPELAAGAAHRQSQSADLTPKSSTSDGEEKRDQSKEEPTLDVMQQEAPEPMVNLPLVKNDSYEKGTDLMVVNVYMKGICRETARVIFREQDFTLIFQTSDVNFLRLHSGCGPNTMFKWQVKLRNLIQPEQCSYSFTPSRLDITLKKRHSQRWGGLEAPASQVGGAKVAVPSSPACMEKSQPGSSQHSLPAKEEPPRVGEEPTKVPKASPRGVEETGLDTVAPRSVSEHVNITKAEPTVTTPLPKPTCMVQPMTHAPPAANECHEEEEEKKVCLPGFTGLVNLGNTCFMNSVIQSLSNTRELRDYFHDRAFESEINCSNPLGTGGRLAIGFAVLLRALWKGTHHAFQPSKLKAIVASKASQFTGYAQHDAQEFMAFLLDGLHEDLNRIQNKPYTETVDSDGRLDEVVAEEAWQRHKMRNDSFIVDLFQGQFKSKLVCPTCSKVSITFDPFLYLPVPLPQKQKVLSVFYFAKEPHKKPIKFLVSVSKENSSTAEVLESISRSVRVKSENLRLAEVAKNRFQRIFLPSHSLDTVSPSDMLFCFEVLSKDLAKERVVLLRVQQKLQVPSIPISKCAACLKPPVSEEDKLKRCTRCYRVGYCNQHCQKTHWPSHKSLCRPNSENVGLPFLVSVPESRLSYARLAQLLEGYSRFSVNVFQPPFQSGRTSPETPQSRLDVPPMVLSSPDGAGAGDETKGAGGDVQAGDADLESPSLPPELQGEYSQASAIHSEASGSFSLSSTRTKDSGFSESVSSTSCCSLDPQAEKETTCEKAVRPEAAVTGYQQPSEAASGHASQFYIGLLDSNNKEQRLDEKEDSLADVVDDATLELVWKNNERLKEYVLVSSKELEYEDDPSSMSETARAGHFTLEQCLNLFTKPEVLAPEEAWYCPKCQQHREASKQLLLWRLPNVLIIQLKRFSFRSFIWRDKINDMVDFPVRNLDLSKFCIGQKDEMQQAPIYDLYAVINHYGGMIGGHYTAYARLPSDKNSQRSDVGWRLFDDSTVTMVEESQVVTRYAYVLFYRRRNSPVERPPRFLSPGAESATATGASASQASLIWRELEEEDEGPDEGPRGLFRSALRSRQAQRNRGEEEAGARRRRRHKMSDYPDEDCVRYLVVATLTAVIALFINLVYPFLYRIR from the exons ATGGCCAGCAGCGGCGGGGACCGAGTAGCTGGTAGCGAGACTGCGGGGCGTCGTAGTGGGGCTCAGCAACGAGGAGGCGCTAGGGAAAACGGCTCAGAACAGACCAGCAGCACCAGTAAGAAGAAACAGAAGGACAAGGCCAACCAGGAGAGCAGAGAGGCCAagagggcagcagcagcagccaatgCAGCACTGGACGGTGTTCTGGCAGAGGTCAAGAAAg ATGTGTTTGTGGACTGGAAGCAGAACGTGAATGAAGTGACAGTCAGACTGCGCTGTGGAGACGGGGTGCAGAGGACAGAGGACATCGACACCACTTTCACCGACACAAACTGCAATGTGTCTTTCCCAG ATGGGCGGCAGTGGAGCTGTCAGTTGCAGGAGGAAATCGAGGCCTCATGCAGTAAAGCACAGTACAAGGAGAAAGGTGGATttttgcatctcattttgcacaAGAAGATTCCGTTTCACATTTGGCCGTCTCTCAAG TCAAATAAGAAGGAAAAGGACGTGGCCCGACCAGAGTccagaaatgaaaccaaacccTCCACCTTGAAGTCGTCAGAGAAAGCCAGATTAGCTTtagagcagctgcagcctcGGCCTCCCTCGTCACCTGCACACGACGAGCAGAGCCGCAGCGCTGGCAGGCCCGAGCGCGGCTTCAAGCGCTGCTTCAAAAACAAAGCGGGCGACAAGGCAGCCGCGGACTCGGTCCAGGTGAAAAAGGGCTCCGATGACCGCTCGGGCGCCAGCATCGTGCCAAGGGCAGCCGCAAAAGGCGAGCAGCCATCTCAGGAACACAGTTTGCGGCTGCCCAACATGAGCAAAGACGCAGAAGGGGAGCCCACCTCTATCAGATCTACTGAAGATGCTGGTAAAATTCCTCACCTCAGCTCACACAGACATGAAGACAACAGAGAAGAGAAGGAGGGAGGCAGCCAGGAATCTGGAGCACCAGGGGCGGCTGCTGGAGACAGAGCTCAG GTGGTGAAGACAGACGAGTCATTAGACATGTCCGAAACAACAATACCTGGGACTGACGGCCAGCTAACGGCTCCTGAAATCACCGATTGCTTCCAGAACCCAGCCAAATCCAACAAGAACACGGATTCTTCTCCACAGATGCCAAGAGATGGAACTGACCTTGAGCTGCAAGAAAATCCCACCAAGGGCGAATCCCAGCAGGACGCATTCACATCCCAGCAGCCTGGGATAACAGAGACGCTACCAGAACTGGCTGCCGGCGCAGCTCACAGGCAGAGTCAATCAGCAGATCTAACGCCGAAGTCGAGCACTTCTGACGGAGAGGAGAAACGGGACCAGTCAAAGGAAGAGCCCACTCTGGATGTGATGCAACAGGAAG CCCCCGAGCCAATGGTCAACCTGCCGTTGGTGAAAAACGACTCATACGAGAAGGGCACAGACCTCATGGTGGTCAACGTTTACATGAAGGGAATCTGCAGGGAAACAGCCAGAGTCATCTTCAGAGAGCAGGACTTCACTCTCATCTTCCAGACAAG CGATGTGAACTTTCTTCGGCTTCATTCAGGCTGTGGGCCAAACACAATGTTCAAGTGGCAAGTTAAACTCAG GAACCTGATCCAGCCGGAGCAGTGCAGCTACTCCTTCACCCCGTCCCGCCTGGACATCACCCTGAAGAAGAGACACAGTCAGCGCTGGGGTGGCCTAGAGGCCCCGGCCTCACAAG TGGGTGGTGCTAAGGTTGCTGTGCCCTCCAGCCCTGCCTGCATGGAGAAGAGCCAGCCAGGCAGCAGTCAGCACAGCCTCCCAGCCAAGGAGGAACCCCCGAGGGTCGGAGAGGAGCCCACCAAGGTGCCCAAGGCGTCTCCCAGAGGAGTGGAGGAAACTGGTCTGGATACTGTAGCTCCCCGCTCCGTCTCTGAGCATGTTAACATCACCAAGGCGGAGCCCACAGTAACCACG CCTCTGCCCAAGCCTACTTGCATGGTGCAGCCCATGACGCATGCACCACCTGCTGCTAACGAGTGccacgaggaagaggaggagaagaaggtgTGTCTGCCTGGATTCACAGGACTGGTTAACCTGGGCAACACCTGCTTCATGAACAGCGTCATCCAATCCCTGTCCAACACCAGAGAACTCAGGGATTACTTCCATG ACCGAGCGTTTGAATCCGAGATCAACTGCAGTAATCCGCTGGGAACCGGAGGCAGGCTGGCCATCGGCTTTGCCGTTCTGCTCAGGGCTCTGTGGAAAGGGACTCATCATGCCTTCCAACCATCAAAATTAAAG GCGATCGTGGCCAGTAAGGCCAGCCAGTTCACAGGTTATGCTCAGCACGATGCGCAGGAGTTCATGGCGTTCCTCCTGGACGGACTCCACGAGGACTTGAACCGGATCCAGAACAAACCCTACACCGAGACGGTCGACTCTGACGGACGGCTTGATGAG GTGGTGGCAGAGGAGGCATGGCAGCGGCACAAGATGAGAAACGACTCGTTCATCGTGGATCTGTTCCAAGGCCAGTTTAAATCCAAGCTAGTGTGCCCCACATGCTCCAAG GTCTCCATCACCTTTGACCCCTTCCTGTACCTCCCAGTCCCgttgccacaaaaacaaaaagtgctcTCTGTTTTCTACTTTGCTAAAGAACCTCATAAAAAACCAATCAAG TTTCTGGTTAGTGTGAGCAAGGAGAACTCCAGCACTGCTGAGGTTCTGGAATCCATCTCCAGGAGTGTGAGAGTTAAATCTGAGAACCTCAGACTGGCGGag GTGGCGAAAAATCGCTTCCAGCGCATCTTCCTGCCGTCCCATTCTCTGGACACCGTGTCACCGTCTGATATGTTGTTCTGCTTCGAGGTGCTTTCTAAAGATCTGGCCAAAGAACGAGTGGTGCTGCTCAGAGTGCAGCAG AAACTCCAGGTGCCCAGCATCCCCATCTCAAAGTGCGCTGCCTGCCTGAAACCTCCGGTGTCCGAGGAAGACAAACTGAAGCGGTGCACCCGCTGCTATCGAGTGGGCTACTGCAATCA ACATTGTCAGAAAACTCACTGGCCCAGTCACAAGAGTCTATGTCGCCCCAACTCTGAGAACGTAGGCCTACCCTTCCTCGTAAGCGTCCCAGAGTCCCGCCTGTCCTACGCCCGCCTCGCCCAGCTGCTGGAGGGTTACTCCAG gttttctgtgaACGTATTCCAACCCCCGTTCCAGTCAGGCAGAACGTCTCCTGAAACACCCCAGTCCCGGTTAGACGTACCGCCAATGGTGCTCAGCTCTCCTGACGGTGCTGGAGCCGGAGACGAGACCAAGGGGGCGGGCGGTGATGTACAGGCTGGCGATGCTGACTTGGAGAGTCCCTCTCTGCCACCTGAGCTCCAGGGGGAATACAGCCAGGCGTCGGCCATCCACTCCGAGGCGTCTGGTTCCTTTTCCCTCTCCAGCACCCGGACTAAAGACTCTGGGTTTTCTGAGTCCgtttcctccacttcctgctgctctctggATCCTCAGGCTGAGAAAGAGACAACATGTGAGAAAGCGGTGCGGCCAGAAG CTGCAGTAACAGGGTACCAACAGCCAAGTGAGGCAGCGTCGGGTCATGCCAGTCAGTTCTACATCGGTCTGCTGGACTCGAACAACAAGGAGCAAAGGCTGGATGAGAAAG AGGATTCTCTCGCAGACGTGGTAGATGACGCGACCTTGGAGCTGGTGTGGAAGAACAACGAGCGTCTGAAGGAGTATGTGCTGGTCAGCTCTAAGGAGCTGGAGTATGAGGACGACCCCAGCTCCATGAGCGAGACGGCCAGAGCGGGACATTTCACCCTGGAGCAGTGCCTCAATCTCTTCACCAAGCCTGAGGTGTTGGCACCTGAAGAGGCCTG GTACTGTCCAAAGTGCCAGCAGCACCGAGAGGCCTCCAAGCAGCTCCTGCTGTGGCGTCTGCCGAACGTTTTGATCATCCAGCTCAAACGTTTTTCCTTCAGAAGCTTCATCTGGAGAGACAAGATCAATGACATGGTCGACTTTCCTGTCAG GAACTTGGATCTGAGTAAGTTCTGCATTGGCCAGAAGGATGAGATGCAGCAGGCCCCCATCTATGACCTCTATGCAGTCATCAACCACTACGGAGGGATGATAGGAGGGCACTACACGGCATACGCTCGCCTGCCCAGTGACAAGAACAGTCAGCGCAGTGATGTTG GGTGGCGGCTGTTTGATGACAGCACCGTAACAATGGTGGAGGAGAGCCAGGTGGTGACGCGTTACGCCTACGTCCTTTTCTACCGCCGCAGAAACTCCCCTGTGGAGAGGCCACCACGTTTCCTCTCACCCGGAGCCGAGTCAGCTACAGCCACAGGAGCCTCTGCCAGCCAG GCCTCTCTAATATGGCGGGaactggaggaggaagacgaggggCCCGACGAAGGGCCTCGCGGACTGTTTCGCTCCGCACTCCGAAGCCGACAAGCACAGAGGAACAGAGGCGAGGAAGAGGCAGGCGCACGCCGCCGCCGCAGGCACAAGATGTCAGACTATCCCGATGAAGACTGCGTGCGATATCTAGTGGTGGCCACGCTCACTGCAGTCATCGCTCTCTTTATTAACTTAGTTTATCCCTTTCTATACAGAATCAGATGA